In Clostridium sporogenes, one genomic interval encodes:
- a CDS encoding HNH endonuclease, producing MKREKIKTPKDEIVDYWFSRVDGCGLSVDASEAHERCWRCGCKKSLERCHIIPDSLGGEDKPSNLVLLCHRCHLENPNVTDPEIMWDWLRAYGTTFYDTFWAIQGIKEYEFIYNKSLKEEFEVRNIKDINKFKEIVTEQIHKTTFHYGHPYLNSATLAGVLRSALKKYK from the coding sequence ATGAAAAGAGAAAAAATTAAAACTCCAAAAGATGAAATTGTGGATTATTGGTTTTCTAGAGTAGATGGGTGTGGATTAAGTGTAGATGCATCTGAGGCACATGAAAGATGCTGGAGATGCGGATGTAAAAAATCATTGGAAAGATGTCATATTATTCCGGATTCTTTAGGAGGTGAAGATAAACCTTCAAATCTTGTGCTACTTTGTCACAGATGTCATTTAGAAAATCCTAATGTCACAGATCCAGAGATTATGTGGGATTGGCTTCGTGCATATGGGACGACATTTTATGATACATTTTGGGCAATACAAGGGATAAAAGAATATGAATTTATATATAATAAATCATTGAAAGAGGAGTTTGAAGTAAGAAATATAAAGGATATTAATAAGTTTAAAGAAATAGTTACAGAACAAATCCACAAAACAACATTTCATTATGGACATCCTTATCTAAATTCAGCAACATTAGCAGGAGTTCTTAGAAGTGCATTAAAAAAGTATAAATAG
- a CDS encoding helix-turn-helix domain-containing protein, which yields MLIVIEREKLYEEVWNIKMKELAKLYGISEATLRKYCRKLNVPFPQSGYWIKVRNGSSPKKVNLPQFYGENRIVIQKHEYNKEYSYTKENRLKHMTEEEKNKILEFCNNIKVPKSLYKPHQLIKEIKFYNDKRDMIRDGRANNLNMKVSSELKNRAIRIIDSIFKSSKKLGFKIKSKDKDTRICVGNDEVRIGLKEKLIRAEHVKTDKDSYWGPKYDYNYSGELLLFIDEYYAPRKNWRDLDNIKLENMVGDFIIAVIDTAEILRIQHEKARIEAEIIKKKKIEQEKLKKKQDYEMKRIRKLKICAENYIVSTKIDEYINALEKELTNIIDKDKRIRISKYIEWAKEKSEWINPIIQKEDKVLGKKYDDTLYDIEYKDGEDYLWIYD from the coding sequence ATGTTAATAGTAATTGAAAGAGAAAAATTATATGAAGAAGTTTGGAATATAAAGATGAAGGAATTAGCAAAGTTGTATGGAATTTCAGAAGCTACTCTAAGAAAATATTGTAGAAAATTAAATGTACCATTCCCGCAGAGTGGATATTGGATTAAAGTTAGAAATGGAAGTAGCCCTAAAAAGGTGAATTTACCACAGTTTTATGGAGAGAATAGAATTGTTATACAAAAGCATGAATATAATAAAGAATATAGCTATACCAAGGAGAATAGGTTAAAACATATGACAGAAGAAGAGAAAAATAAGATCTTAGAGTTTTGTAATAATATAAAAGTGCCGAAAAGTTTATATAAGCCTCATCAACTTATTAAGGAAATTAAATTTTACAATGACAAAAGAGATATGATAAGAGATGGTAGAGCTAATAATTTAAATATGAAAGTATCAAGTGAGTTGAAAAATAGAGCTATTAGGATAATTGACAGCATTTTTAAAAGTTCAAAAAAACTAGGATTTAAGATAAAAAGTAAGGATAAAGATACTAGAATATGTGTAGGCAATGACGAAGTTAGAATAGGATTGAAAGAAAAACTTATTAGAGCTGAGCATGTTAAGACTGATAAAGATTCATATTGGGGTCCTAAATATGATTATAATTACTCTGGTGAATTATTATTATTTATTGATGAATACTATGCTCCAAGAAAAAATTGGAGAGATCTAGATAATATCAAGTTAGAAAATATGGTGGGGGACTTTATTATTGCTGTTATTGACACAGCTGAGATTCTTAGAATTCAACATGAGAAGGCAAGAATAGAAGCTGAAATAATAAAGAAAAAGAAAATAGAACAAGAGAAGTTGAAAAAGAAACAAGATTATGAAATGAAAAGGATTAGGAAATTGAAGATTTGTGCTGAAAATTATATAGTATCAACTAAAATAGATGAGTACATAAATGCATTAGAAAAAGAACTAACTAATATCATAGACAAAGATAAAAGAATTAGAATTTCTAAATATATAGAATGGGCAAAGGAAAAATCAGAATGGATAAATCCTATTATTCAAAAAGAAGATAAAGTACTTGGAAAGAAATATGATGATACATTATATGATATTGAGTACAAAGATGGTGAGGATTACCTATGGATATATGATTAG
- a CDS encoding AAA family ATPase encodes MNLTKWDQYLRYVELCREGIQSFSEYPYCLSAIKDLSRIEFHPKVTYIVGENGTGKSTILEAIAIACGFNPEGGTRNFNFSTKDTHSDLYKNLKLVRGVKRPYDGFFLRAESFYNVATNIDEIYEIDDLDPYGGVSLHSQSHGESFLSVIRNRFTGSGLYILDEPEAALSPSRQMSMLVIMHELIQKNSQFIIATHSPIIMSYPDSIIYELSDGIKEVMYKDTEHYKITRNFLDKPEKMLKILLSEE; translated from the coding sequence ATGAATTTAACGAAATGGGATCAATATTTAAGATATGTTGAATTATGCAGAGAAGGAATACAGTCATTTTCTGAATATCCATATTGCTTATCAGCAATAAAAGATTTATCTAGAATAGAGTTTCATCCCAAAGTGACATATATTGTAGGTGAAAATGGTACTGGTAAATCAACAATACTTGAAGCTATTGCCATAGCATGTGGTTTTAATCCAGAAGGTGGAACTAGAAATTTTAATTTTTCAACAAAGGATACCCATTCAGATTTATATAAAAACCTTAAATTGGTTAGAGGAGTTAAAAGACCATACGATGGTTTTTTTCTAAGAGCAGAAAGCTTCTATAATGTGGCTACAAATATAGATGAAATATATGAAATAGATGATTTAGATCCATATGGGGGAGTATCACTACATTCACAGTCTCATGGAGAATCTTTTTTATCAGTTATTAGAAATAGATTTACTGGAAGCGGTTTATATATTTTGGATGAGCCAGAAGCAGCATTGTCTCCATCAAGGCAAATGTCTATGCTTGTTATAATGCATGAATTAATACAGAAAAATTCTCAATTTATAATAGCTACTCATTCCCCTATAATAATGTCTTATCCAGATTCAATCATTTATGAACTAAGCGATGGTATAAAAGAAGTAATGTACAAGGATACTGAACATTATAAAATCACAAGAAATTTCCTTGATAAACCTGAAAAAATGCTAAAAATACTTTTATCTGAAGAGTAA